One segment of Microbacterium arborescens DNA contains the following:
- a CDS encoding lysophospholipid acyltransferase family protein: MVNADATEPQSGEPGEHDEAAAAVEAVPGIGLTYVIGRWVLAPLARMIYRPRIEGRENFPRKGAVILASNHLSFIDSFIIPMASPRPVRFLAKSSYFDGTGFRGWLSREFFYAAGAFPVRRGAGQAALDALDQQKKMLDAGWSTALYPEGTRSLDGRLYKGRTGVAFLALQTGAPVIPVGLVGTSEIMPVGAKFPRLRPRVTVRFGAPLDLSHHGSADSGRARRNATDEIMAAIHALSGQELAGAYNEAPPQNTVERIKQALPHERR, translated from the coding sequence CTGGTGAACGCTGACGCAACCGAGCCGCAGTCCGGCGAGCCCGGCGAGCACGACGAAGCCGCAGCCGCCGTCGAAGCAGTCCCGGGAATCGGACTCACCTATGTGATCGGACGGTGGGTGCTCGCGCCCCTGGCGCGCATGATCTACCGGCCGCGCATCGAGGGCCGCGAGAACTTCCCCCGCAAGGGCGCTGTCATCCTTGCGAGCAACCACCTGTCGTTCATCGACTCCTTCATCATCCCGATGGCCTCACCGCGTCCCGTGCGGTTCCTCGCGAAGTCGAGCTACTTCGACGGCACCGGCTTCCGCGGCTGGCTGTCGCGAGAGTTCTTCTACGCCGCGGGCGCGTTCCCGGTCCGTCGCGGTGCTGGACAGGCCGCGCTCGATGCCCTGGATCAGCAGAAGAAGATGCTCGACGCGGGATGGTCGACCGCGCTCTACCCCGAGGGCACGCGTTCGCTCGACGGCCGCCTCTACAAGGGCCGCACCGGTGTCGCGTTCCTCGCGCTGCAGACCGGTGCGCCCGTCATCCCCGTCGGACTCGTCGGAACGAGCGAGATCATGCCCGTCGGAGCGAAGTTCCCGCGGCTGCGCCCGCGCGTGACCGTCCGGTTCGGCGCGCCGCTCGACCTGAGCCACCACGGCTCGGCCGACTCCGGTCGCGCTCGTCGCAACGCCACCGATGAGATCATGGCCGCGATCCACGCCCTGTCGGGTCAGGAACTGGCAGGCGCGTACAACGAGGCCCCGCCGCAGAACACCGTCGAGCGGATCAAACAGGCCCTGCCGCACGAACGCCGCTGA
- a CDS encoding OsmC family protein, with protein MLGEHRYSVRAEWTGNRGTGTSGYRDYDRAVTLSIDGKPALAASSDKPFRGDPTRWNPEDLLLSALSECHLLSYLHACVTAGVVVVAYTDDATGTMREDGRGGGAFAEVVLRPRVVVAEASMREAAFEAHAQANAWCFIANSVNFPVRHEPTIVVSGAE; from the coding sequence ATGTTGGGCGAGCATCGATACTCCGTGCGGGCCGAGTGGACCGGTAATCGTGGCACCGGAACCAGCGGTTACCGAGACTACGACCGGGCCGTCACGCTGAGCATCGACGGCAAGCCGGCTCTCGCCGCGTCGAGCGACAAGCCGTTCCGAGGCGACCCGACCCGGTGGAATCCCGAGGACCTCCTCCTCTCTGCGCTCTCCGAGTGCCATCTGCTGTCGTATCTGCACGCCTGCGTGACGGCCGGCGTGGTCGTGGTCGCTTATACGGATGACGCGACGGGGACGATGCGCGAAGACGGGCGTGGCGGTGGGGCGTTCGCGGAGGTCGTGCTGCGGCCCCGGGTCGTCGTCGCCGAAGCGTCGATGCGCGAAGCCGCGTTCGAGGCTCACGCGCAGGCGAACGCGTGGTGCTTCATCGCGAACTCGGTGAACTTCCCGGTGCGACACGAACCGACGATCGTCGTCTCGGGCGCGGAGTGA
- a CDS encoding asparaginase, which produces MPQTFAVPAAVELAVVERSGFIESRHAGAAVVLGADGTPIRTLGDVDAPILPRSTLKPLQALASMTAGATLEGERLGLATASHSGTDRHVSVVRDILNEAGLGEDDLGCPPAWPGDTATRDEIVRELGAPTRIRMNCSGKHAAMLAACVASGWDTRTYLDPDHPLQVHTREVIERLTGTKASAMAIDGCGAPVYAMSLIALGRAIQRIGTASERSPFALHRMAGALVRAVRENPWTIDGPGRPDTVAIERLGVFAKTGAEGVLVMVAPDGTTAALKVLDGNGRAASAIALTLLVRAGALEAAPVARVISHLPLTVLGGGQNVGIIRPTV; this is translated from the coding sequence GTGCCGCAGACCTTCGCCGTTCCCGCCGCCGTCGAACTCGCGGTCGTCGAGCGCAGCGGTTTCATCGAGTCGCGCCACGCCGGCGCAGCGGTCGTCCTCGGTGCGGACGGCACCCCGATCCGAACCCTCGGCGACGTCGACGCCCCGATCCTCCCCCGCTCGACCCTGAAGCCCTTGCAAGCGCTCGCCAGCATGACCGCGGGAGCCACCCTCGAAGGCGAACGACTCGGCCTCGCGACAGCCAGCCATTCCGGAACCGACCGGCACGTCTCCGTGGTGCGCGACATCCTGAACGAAGCCGGTCTGGGTGAGGACGACCTCGGATGCCCTCCCGCCTGGCCGGGCGACACCGCGACGCGCGATGAGATCGTGCGCGAGCTCGGTGCCCCCACCCGCATCCGGATGAACTGCTCCGGCAAGCACGCCGCGATGCTCGCCGCATGCGTCGCGAGCGGTTGGGACACCAGGACGTACCTCGACCCCGACCACCCCCTCCAGGTGCACACCCGCGAGGTGATCGAGCGGCTGACCGGCACCAAGGCGTCGGCGATGGCGATCGATGGATGCGGCGCCCCGGTGTACGCGATGAGCCTCATCGCGCTCGGGCGCGCGATCCAACGCATCGGCACCGCGAGCGAACGATCGCCGTTCGCCCTGCACCGCATGGCCGGCGCTCTCGTGCGGGCGGTTCGTGAGAACCCGTGGACCATCGACGGTCCCGGTCGGCCCGACACCGTCGCGATCGAACGACTCGGCGTCTTCGCGAAGACCGGGGCGGAGGGCGTGCTCGTGATGGTCGCTCCCGACGGCACGACGGCTGCGCTGAAGGTGCTCGACGGCAACGGCCGCGCGGCGTCGGCGATCGCCCTCACTCTGCTCGTGCGGGCCGGGGCGCTCGAAGCCGCTCCCGTGGCCCGTGTGATCTCTCATCTCCCGCTGACCGTGCTCGGCGGCGGACAGAACGTCGGCATCATCCGGCCGACGGTGTAG